In Astatotilapia calliptera chromosome 16, fAstCal1.2, whole genome shotgun sequence, one genomic interval encodes:
- the lrrc58b gene encoding leucine-rich repeat-containing protein 58, whose translation MESHERAAAVGDGVLDFSRLGLNTLSVDSITDRRKRDTKQLYLNYNRLGSLPSSVTLFFNLEFLDISNNGLSFICEDIMRLTKLKTLIAKNNRLDEFSLPKEFGSLQLEVLNFSGNRFEEIPLQCTKLLRLQSLSLGGNRLKSIPAEIENLTSLEMLYLGGNLISAIPPEVANLPYLTYLVLCDNRIQSVPPQLTRLHSLRSLSLHNNLLTYLPREILSLVHLQELSLRGNPLVVRFVKEMTYDPPSLLELAGRTVKSRNLLYSPFDLPANLVRYLDLASKCPNPKCAGVYFDSCVRQIKFVDFCGKYRLPLMHYLCSPECTSPCSSNPQSDAESEEENSVPADRLQRVLLG comes from the exons ATGGAGAGTCACGAACGGGCAGCGGCAGTGGGCGACGGCGTGCTCGACTTCTCACGCTTGGGTTTGAACACTCTGAGCGTTGACAGTATCACcgacaggaggaaaagagacacCAAACAACTCTACCTGAACTACAACCGACTAGGCTCGCTGCCGTCGTCGGTCACCCTGTTCTTCAACCTCGAGTTTCTGGACATTAGCAACAACGGACTTTCGTTCATCTGTGAGGACATTATGCGCCTGACCAAGCTGAAAACACTTATAGCCAAGAACAACCGCTTGGACGAGTTCTCGCTGCCCAAGGAGTTCGGCTCTCTGCAGCTGGAGGTGCTGAACTTTAGCGGGAACCGATTCGAGGAGATCCCGCTTCAGTGTACCAAACTGCTGCGCTTGCAGTCGCTTTCACTCGGAGGAAACAGATTGAAAAGTATACCTGCAGAGATAGAAAACTTAACCAG TTTGGAGATGTTGTACCTGGGCGGAAACCTTATTTCAGCCATTCCTCCTGAAGTAGCGAATCTGCCCTACCTCACCTACTTGGTCCTGTGTGACAACCGCATCCAAAGTGTCCCACCGCAGCTCACCAG GCTCCACTCGCTGCGATCTTTAAGCCTACACAACAACTTGCTCACTTACCTGCCGAGAGAGATCCTGAGCCTGGTGCACCTGCAGGAGCTCAGTCTTAGAGGCAACCCGCTGGTTGTGCGCTTTGTCAAGGAGATGACCTACGATCCACCCTCATTGCTAGAGCTGGCAGGGCGCACCGTTAAGAGTCGAAATCTTCTGTACTCCCCTTTTGACCTGCCTGCAAACCTGGTGCGTTATCTGGACTTGGCCAGCAAGTGTCCCAACCCCAAGTGTGCCG GTGTGTACTTTGATTCGTGCGTGCGCCAGATCAAATTTGTAGACTTCTGTGGAAAGTACCGGCTACCCCTCATGCACTACCTGTGCTCCCCTGAGTGCACCTCTCCCTGTAGCTCCAACCCGCAGAGCGACGCAGAGTCTGAGGAAGAGAACAGTGTGCCTGCTGACCGCCTTCAGAGAGTGCTTCTGGGATAG